The Salegentibacter mishustinae genome includes a window with the following:
- the sufD gene encoding Fe-S cluster assembly protein SufD — protein MELKEKLVSSFLAFEEEYTGANDDLHKIRNQAIKDFETMGFPSRKEEDYKYTSLKSILKEDYSLFPKKENAIEYKDIKKYLIHEIDTYDLVFIDGIYSSHLSSTTHDKIDVCLMSSALNKDLYKPVIDNYFNKLAPKNGLNSLNTAFTKEGAFIHIHKNTMADKPIQIINFSTGNESSILVQPRNLIVVDENSHCQIIERHQSLTEHPVLTNSVTEIFADKRAIVDYYKIQNDKLSASLIDNTYIEQQSESFCSVHTFSLGGKLTRNNLNFYQRGERIDSTMKGVTIIEGKQHVDHNTLVHHIEPNCESHQDYKGIFDEKSVGVFNGKVVVEKEAQQTNAYQSNNNVLLDDKATINSKPQLEIFADDVKCSHGCTIGQLDEEALFYLQSRGIPKKEASGLLMYAFANNVLESVKIPEIKKRINKLIAHKLGVELGFNL, from the coding sequence ATGGAATTAAAAGAAAAATTAGTATCATCATTCCTGGCTTTTGAAGAAGAGTACACAGGAGCTAATGATGATCTTCATAAAATAAGAAACCAGGCGATTAAGGACTTTGAAACTATGGGTTTCCCAAGTCGAAAAGAAGAAGATTATAAATACACTTCTTTGAAATCGATTTTGAAAGAAGACTACAGTCTTTTTCCAAAAAAGGAAAACGCTATAGAATACAAAGACATTAAAAAATACCTTATCCACGAGATAGATACTTACGATCTGGTATTTATAGATGGTATTTACTCATCTCACTTATCCAGCACCACGCACGATAAGATTGATGTTTGCCTTATGTCTTCAGCGTTGAACAAAGACCTTTACAAGCCGGTAATTGATAATTATTTCAACAAACTAGCTCCAAAAAATGGGTTGAATTCATTGAATACGGCTTTTACTAAGGAAGGAGCTTTTATTCATATTCATAAGAATACAATGGCCGATAAGCCCATCCAGATCATTAATTTCTCTACGGGAAATGAATCGTCTATTTTGGTACAGCCACGTAATCTAATTGTGGTAGATGAAAATTCTCACTGCCAGATTATTGAGCGTCATCAGAGTTTAACCGAACACCCGGTACTTACCAATTCGGTTACTGAAATTTTTGCTGATAAGCGTGCGATTGTAGATTATTACAAGATTCAGAACGATAAACTTTCTGCCTCTTTAATAGATAACACCTACATCGAGCAACAATCTGAAAGTTTCTGCTCTGTACATACTTTCTCTCTTGGTGGAAAATTAACTCGAAACAATCTTAATTTCTATCAAAGAGGAGAGCGTATAGATTCTACAATGAAAGGGGTAACCATCATTGAAGGAAAACAACACGTAGATCACAATACTTTGGTACACCATATAGAACCAAATTGTGAATCGCACCAGGATTACAAAGGTATTTTTGATGAAAAATCGGTTGGTGTTTTCAACGGGAAAGTAGTGGTTGAAAAAGAAGCACAACAAACAAATGCTTACCAGTCTAACAATAATGTTTTACTAGATGATAAAGCCACTATAAACTCTAAACCTCAGCTAGAAATTTTTGCAGACGATGTAAAATGTAGTCACGGTTGTACTATTGGTCAGTTAGACGAAGAGGCTTTATTTTATCTTCAATCTCGCGGAATTCCGAAGAAAGAGGCCAGCGGACTTTTGATGTACGCCTTTGCCAATAACGTTCTTGAGAGTGTAAAAATTCCGGAAATTAAAAAGAGAATCAATAAACTTATAGCCCATAAATTGGGTGTAGAATTAGGATTCAACCTGTAA
- the sufC gene encoding Fe-S cluster assembly ATPase SufC produces the protein MLKIKNLHASIEDKEILKGINLEINPGEVHAIMGPNGSGKSTLSSVIAGKEEFEQTEGEIIFENTEISEMDPEERAHKGIFLSFQYPVEIPGVSVTNFMKTAINAHRKANGLEDMPANEMLKKIREKSESLGIDRKFLSRSLNEGFSGGEKKRNEIFQMAMLEPKLSILDETDSGLDIDALKIVADGVNNLRSKDNAVLLITHYQRLLNYIVPDVVHVMVDGKIVKSGGKELALELEERGYEWIKAEKAV, from the coding sequence ATGCTAAAAATAAAGAATTTACACGCAAGTATAGAAGATAAAGAAATCCTTAAAGGAATTAATCTTGAAATTAATCCGGGAGAGGTTCATGCTATTATGGGACCAAACGGTTCGGGAAAAAGTACGCTTTCTTCGGTAATTGCCGGGAAAGAAGAATTTGAACAAACCGAAGGAGAAATTATTTTTGAAAATACAGAGATCTCAGAAATGGATCCTGAAGAAAGAGCTCATAAAGGAATCTTTCTTTCTTTTCAATATCCTGTGGAGATTCCGGGAGTTTCAGTTACCAATTTTATGAAAACCGCGATCAACGCGCATAGAAAGGCCAACGGACTCGAAGATATGCCGGCTAATGAAATGCTGAAAAAGATTCGTGAGAAATCTGAAAGTTTGGGAATTGACCGTAAATTCTTATCAAGATCTTTAAACGAAGGATTTTCCGGAGGGGAAAAGAAAAGAAACGAGATTTTCCAAATGGCAATGTTAGAGCCAAAATTATCTATTCTTGATGAAACCGATTCAGGTTTGGATATTGATGCTTTAAAAATTGTTGCCGATGGAGTAAACAACTTAAGAAGCAAAGATAACGCGGTATTGCTAATTACTCACTACCAGCGTTTGCTTAACTATATTGTACCAGATGTGGTGCACGTAATGGTAGACGGGAAAATTGTGAAGTCTGGCGGAAAAGAACTTGCTCTTGAGCTGGAAGAAAGAGGATACGAATGGATTAAAGCTGAAAAAGCGGTTTAG
- a CDS encoding SufE family protein, whose product MFDDWMQRYEYMIELGKALPLIDEKYKIDENLIKGCQSKVWVHAELKDEKLVFTADSDAIITKGIVAILIRAFSNHHPSAIIEADTKFIDDIGLREHLSPTRANGLVSMIKQLKMYAVAYQTQLK is encoded by the coding sequence ATGTTCGACGACTGGATGCAGCGTTATGAATATATGATAGAGCTTGGAAAAGCACTTCCACTTATAGACGAAAAATATAAAATTGACGAAAACCTTATAAAAGGATGTCAAAGTAAGGTTTGGGTTCACGCTGAACTAAAAGATGAGAAATTGGTTTTTACTGCAGATAGTGATGCGATAATTACCAAAGGTATTGTAGCCATTTTAATTAGGGCTTTTTCCAATCATCATCCTTCAGCGATTATTGAAGCCGACACAAAGTTTATTGATGATATTGGCCTAAGAGAGCATTTGTCTCCTACCCGCGCCAATGGTTTGGTGAGTATGATCAAACAACTTAAAATGTATGCTGTGGCATACCAAACACAACTAAAATAA
- the hflX gene encoding GTPase HflX, which yields MIEKTDLTHEKAVLIGIVTKEQGHDKLKEYLDELEFLTYTAGGEVIKRFSQNMDKPNPKTFIGTGKMNELKEFVDENDVGTAIFDDELSPAQQKNIEKILKCKVLDRTTLILDIFAQRAQTSYARTQVELAQYEYLLPRLAGMWTHLERQRGGIGMRGPGETEIETDRRIVRDKISLLKKKLETIDKQMEVQRGNRGQLVRVALVGYTNVGKSTLMNTISKSEVFAENKLFATLDTTVRKVVIRNLPFLLTDTVGFIRKLPTQLVESFKSTLDEVREADLLLHVVDISHPNFEDHIESVNQIMSEIKSIDKPTIMVFNKIDQYEAEEIEDDDLMTERTKAHYTLKEWKQTWMNKMGDNVLFISALNKENMEDFRRKVYEAVRKIHITRFPYNNFLYPEYDKYGEEK from the coding sequence ATGATTGAAAAAACCGACCTTACCCACGAAAAAGCTGTTTTAATTGGTATTGTAACCAAGGAACAGGGGCACGATAAATTAAAAGAATATCTGGACGAATTGGAATTCCTTACCTATACAGCAGGCGGGGAAGTTATAAAGCGTTTTAGCCAGAATATGGATAAGCCCAATCCTAAAACTTTTATCGGTACCGGTAAGATGAATGAATTAAAAGAATTCGTTGATGAAAATGATGTAGGTACCGCTATTTTTGATGATGAACTTTCTCCTGCCCAGCAAAAAAATATTGAAAAGATCCTGAAGTGTAAAGTCTTAGATAGAACTACGCTTATCCTGGATATTTTTGCACAACGTGCGCAAACAAGTTACGCTCGCACACAAGTAGAACTTGCCCAATATGAATATTTATTACCGCGACTTGCCGGTATGTGGACTCACCTTGAACGCCAGCGTGGTGGTATTGGAATGCGTGGTCCCGGGGAAACAGAAATTGAGACTGACCGTAGGATCGTAAGGGATAAAATTTCACTTTTAAAGAAAAAGCTCGAAACCATAGATAAACAAATGGAGGTGCAACGCGGTAATCGCGGTCAATTGGTTAGAGTAGCACTTGTAGGTTATACCAATGTGGGGAAATCTACTTTAATGAACACCATTAGTAAAAGTGAAGTTTTCGCCGAAAATAAACTTTTTGCAACTTTAGATACCACGGTTAGAAAAGTAGTAATACGCAATTTACCCTTCCTTTTAACTGATACGGTAGGATTTATAAGGAAGTTGCCTACACAATTGGTAGAGTCTTTTAAATCTACCTTAGATGAAGTTAGAGAAGCCGATCTACTGTTACACGTTGTAGATATTTCTCATCCAAACTTCGAAGACCATATAGAATCTGTTAATCAAATTATGAGTGAGATTAAAAGTATTGATAAGCCAACGATTATGGTTTTCAATAAAATTGATCAATATGAAGCTGAAGAAATTGAAGATGACGATTTAATGACCGAAAGGACCAAAGCGCATTATACGTTAAAAGAATGGAAGCAAACCTGGATGAATAAAATGGGAGATAACGTGCTGTTCATATCTGCTTTGAACAAGGAGAATATGGAAGATTTTAGAAGAAAGGTTTATGAAGCAGTTCGTAAAATTCATATCACCCGTTTTCCTTACAACAACTTCCTATATCCAGAATACGATAAATACGGAGAAGAAAAATAG
- a CDS encoding HesB/IscA family protein has protein sequence MIKVSESAKKKIAALMSDEGFDNLQDFVRVGVKSGGCSGLSYELKFDKVKAEDDKLFEDNDIKIVVDKRSVLYLAGTVLEFSGGLNGKGFVFNNPNAQRTCGCGESFSL, from the coding sequence ATGATAAAAGTAAGCGAAAGCGCTAAAAAAAAGATTGCCGCGCTAATGAGCGATGAAGGTTTTGACAATTTGCAGGACTTTGTTCGCGTAGGTGTGAAAAGCGGAGGCTGCTCTGGCTTGTCTTATGAACTAAAATTTGACAAAGTTAAAGCTGAAGACGACAAACTTTTTGAAGATAACGACATAAAAATAGTAGTAGACAAACGCAGTGTTTTATACCTGGCAGGAACGGTTTTAGAATTTTCTGGCGGTTTAAACGGCAAAGGTTTTGTATTTAATAACCCCAATGCCCAAAGAACCTGTGGATGTGGAGAGAGTTTCTCTCTTTAA
- a CDS encoding aminotransferase class V-fold PLP-dependent enzyme, with translation MSIATNNIAFNVDEIRKDFPILNREVNGYPLVYFDNAATSQTPKQVMDAIVDYYSNYNANIHRGVHSLSQEATDKYEGARRKIQQHFNAEKAHEIIFTSGTTHGINLVASGFASILQKGDEILVSALEHHSNIVPWQMLCEKTGAVLKVIPMNEQGELIYESFEELVSEKTKMVFLNHVSNALGTINPIKKIIDKAHEKGAAVLIDGAQAAPHIKADVQALDVDFYVVSAHKMCGPTGVGVLYGKEEWLNKLPPYQGGGEMIATVSFEKTTYADLPHKFEAGTPNICGGIAFGAAIEYMNSIGFEAIARYEDELLDYATLKLQEIEGMKLYGTSREKTAVISFNIEGLHPYDIGTLVDKMGIAVRTGHHCAQPIMDFYKIPGTVRASFSFYNTKEEIDRFIEAVKKAKSMLS, from the coding sequence ATGAGCATTGCTACTAATAATATAGCATTTAACGTTGACGAAATTAGAAAAGACTTCCCTATCCTGAATAGGGAAGTTAATGGTTATCCTTTGGTTTACTTTGATAACGCGGCAACTTCGCAAACGCCAAAACAGGTAATGGATGCGATTGTAGATTATTACTCTAACTACAATGCTAATATTCACCGTGGCGTGCATAGTTTATCACAGGAGGCAACCGATAAATATGAAGGTGCAAGAAGAAAAATTCAGCAACATTTTAATGCTGAAAAAGCGCACGAAATCATCTTTACCTCGGGCACCACGCACGGCATTAATCTTGTTGCCAGCGGTTTTGCGTCTATTCTACAAAAAGGCGATGAAATCCTGGTTTCAGCATTAGAGCACCATTCCAATATAGTGCCCTGGCAAATGCTTTGCGAAAAAACAGGAGCAGTTTTAAAAGTAATCCCTATGAACGAGCAGGGAGAACTTATCTACGAGTCTTTCGAGGAATTAGTTTCAGAAAAAACAAAAATGGTTTTCCTAAATCACGTTTCAAACGCTTTGGGAACCATCAATCCTATTAAAAAAATTATAGATAAGGCCCACGAAAAAGGCGCAGCAGTTTTAATTGATGGCGCACAAGCCGCCCCGCATATCAAGGCCGATGTTCAGGCACTAGATGTGGATTTTTACGTAGTTTCTGCTCATAAAATGTGTGGCCCAACAGGCGTTGGTGTTTTATATGGGAAAGAAGAATGGCTCAATAAACTTCCGCCTTACCAGGGTGGCGGGGAAATGATCGCTACGGTGAGTTTTGAAAAGACTACTTATGCTGATCTTCCGCATAAATTTGAAGCCGGCACGCCTAATATTTGTGGTGGCATTGCTTTTGGCGCAGCTATAGAATATATGAACAGCATAGGTTTTGAAGCTATTGCGCGTTACGAAGACGAATTGCTGGATTATGCCACTTTAAAACTTCAGGAAATTGAGGGAATGAAGCTCTATGGGACTTCCAGAGAAAAAACCGCTGTGATATCTTTTAATATTGAAGGCTTGCATCCTTATGATATTGGGACGCTTGTAGACAAAATGGGTATTGCTGTCAGAACCGGCCATCATTGCGCCCAACCCATTATGGATTTCTATAAAATTCCGGGTACGGTTAGGGCTTCTTTTTCATTTTACAACACTAAAGAAGAAATTGACCGGTTTATTGAAGCGGTTAAAAAAGCAAAATCGATGCTTTCCTAA
- a CDS encoding iron-sulfur cluster assembly protein, whose protein sequence is MEKEIDTQELGEKIVRVLKTIYDPEIPVDIYELGLIYDVMVNTDYEVKILMTLTTPNCPVAESLPQEVKEKVASIDMVKEAEVEITFDPPWNQDLISEEAKLELGLL, encoded by the coding sequence ATGGAAAAAGAAATAGATACACAGGAATTGGGAGAAAAAATCGTAAGGGTTTTAAAAACCATTTATGATCCCGAGATTCCAGTAGATATATACGAATTAGGACTTATTTACGACGTCATGGTAAACACCGATTATGAAGTAAAGATCCTAATGACGCTTACTACACCAAACTGCCCGGTAGCCGAAAGTTTACCGCAGGAAGTAAAAGAAAAAGTAGCTTCTATAGATATGGTTAAAGAGGCCGAAGTAGAGATCACTTTCGATCCGCCGTGGAATCAGGATCTTATTAGCGAAGAAGCAAAATTGGAATTAGGGCTTTTATAA
- a CDS encoding DUF3078 domain-containing protein: MKKLVLAFALLGGIFNLSAQEEEEEQKQGWTKEGNISLLFNQSAFNEEWTGGGTSNLSGNLLFDYNFNYLKDDFTWDNRLLVDYGITKQRSDEFARKTSDRLEFNSIAGKQLQDSNWFYSLFLNFRTQITKGYKFGEDAETRETTRTEYTNFLSPAYLQFGPGMMWKKSENFYVNIAPATGRMVFVDKDFTSGPGYVDGDYFGVDANKAMRFELGASVSGYAKFEVIENVTMENLLNLYSNYLEDPQNVDIDYTMNMKMKINDYLSTNLIFQAIYDDNAVQGFQIREVFGLGITYGF, from the coding sequence ATGAAAAAATTAGTACTTGCTTTCGCCCTACTTGGCGGAATTTTTAATTTATCGGCTCAGGAAGAGGAAGAAGAACAGAAACAAGGATGGACTAAAGAAGGAAACATTTCCTTACTTTTCAATCAATCGGCCTTTAACGAAGAATGGACCGGCGGTGGAACCTCCAACCTTTCAGGAAATTTACTTTTTGACTATAATTTTAATTATTTAAAAGACGATTTTACCTGGGATAATAGGTTGCTCGTAGATTATGGAATCACCAAGCAGCGCAGCGACGAATTTGCCAGAAAAACAAGTGACCGTTTAGAATTTAACTCGATCGCAGGGAAACAATTACAGGACTCTAACTGGTTTTACTCACTTTTTCTTAATTTCAGAACACAAATTACTAAAGGTTATAAGTTTGGGGAAGATGCTGAAACACGAGAAACTACCCGAACAGAGTACACTAACTTTTTATCTCCCGCCTATCTTCAGTTCGGTCCCGGGATGATGTGGAAAAAAAGTGAAAATTTCTACGTAAACATTGCTCCGGCTACCGGAAGAATGGTTTTTGTTGATAAAGATTTCACCTCTGGACCTGGCTACGTAGATGGAGATTATTTTGGTGTAGATGCCAATAAAGCAATGCGTTTTGAACTTGGCGCCTCGGTTTCTGGATACGCTAAATTTGAGGTTATTGAAAATGTAACCATGGAAAACCTACTGAACCTCTATTCCAATTACCTTGAAGACCCACAAAATGTAGATATAGATTACACCATGAACATGAAAATGAAGATTAACGATTATCTTTCTACAAATCTTATTTTCCAGGCTATTTATGATGATAATGCCGTACAGGGATTTCAAATAAGAGAAGTATTCGGACTTGGAATTACTTATGGATTTTAG
- a CDS encoding DUF5689 domain-containing protein, giving the protein MKNFKWILVIFFMVSYSSCVKTEDFQLPESETKEINIEGNITGISAVKSNFNPETKEIYVFSETDTWMEAYVVSSDEGGNFYKELVLQDKPENPIAGILLLVDDNSLFETYNFGRKIYVKLDGLALWSNNGIHQLGIQNRGDVVAIPPSRIDDHIIRTMDTVEIVPLQLEISEFKEEHENLFIQVKNVQFNRNLLREQHHYTFAGEVTDEYDGERQLESCITGASTMLSTSTFSGFKSLYLPENSGSVKGILTRNFYDDYFVIAVNSPDDFSFGGERCDPEFLKCTNNTSEGINVLFEENFTNITSLSALEDGGWTNVNVNGGKVFQPGTFDWNRYIRISAFNTEEAPMEAWLVSPSINLDNVSGAQLSFDIMSSYDNATILSVLVTEEFTGNVLTTNWQPMDAIIPIGPTNQYGRGFVKSKIDISCLKGDIHFAFRYLGAAPDKSTTYDIDNIRVSGN; this is encoded by the coding sequence ATGAAAAATTTTAAATGGATATTGGTCATCTTCTTTATGGTTTCGTATTCCTCTTGCGTTAAAACCGAGGATTTTCAGTTGCCGGAATCTGAAACCAAAGAGATAAATATTGAAGGAAATATTACCGGAATTTCTGCGGTAAAAAGCAATTTTAATCCTGAAACTAAAGAAATATATGTTTTTTCTGAAACCGATACCTGGATGGAAGCTTATGTGGTTTCCAGTGATGAGGGTGGAAATTTTTATAAAGAGCTGGTCTTGCAGGATAAACCCGAAAACCCCATAGCCGGTATCCTCTTGTTAGTAGATGATAATTCGCTTTTTGAAACCTATAATTTTGGTCGAAAAATATATGTAAAGTTAGATGGCCTCGCTTTATGGTCTAATAATGGAATACATCAACTGGGAATTCAGAATAGGGGAGATGTGGTAGCGATCCCGCCTTCCAGGATAGACGATCATATTATTAGAACGATGGATACTGTTGAAATTGTTCCGCTTCAATTAGAGATTTCAGAATTTAAGGAAGAGCATGAAAATTTATTCATTCAGGTTAAAAATGTCCAGTTCAACCGAAACCTGCTTAGGGAACAACATCATTATACTTTTGCCGGAGAAGTTACAGATGAATATGACGGGGAGAGGCAATTGGAAAGCTGTATTACGGGTGCCAGTACGATGTTGAGCACCAGCACTTTTTCCGGATTTAAATCTTTGTATTTGCCTGAAAATTCCGGCAGTGTAAAAGGAATTTTAACCCGAAATTTTTACGATGATTATTTTGTGATCGCGGTAAATTCTCCCGATGATTTTAGCTTTGGCGGCGAGCGTTGCGACCCTGAATTTTTGAAATGCACCAACAATACTTCCGAAGGAATAAATGTTTTATTCGAGGAGAATTTTACAAATATTACCAGTCTTTCTGCATTAGAAGATGGTGGATGGACTAATGTGAACGTAAACGGAGGCAAAGTTTTTCAACCCGGAACTTTTGATTGGAACCGGTACATTCGGATTTCGGCATTTAATACCGAAGAAGCGCCTATGGAAGCCTGGCTAGTGAGTCCGTCAATAAATTTAGACAATGTTTCAGGAGCTCAGTTGTCTTTTGATATTATGTCTTCTTACGATAACGCCACCATCCTAAGTGTTTTGGTTACTGAAGAATTTACGGGGAATGTATTAACCACTAACTGGCAGCCCATGGATGCGATAATTCCTATAGGCCCTACCAATCAATATGGTAGAGGCTTTGTGAAAAGTAAGATTGATATTTCTTGTTTAAAAGGCGATATTCATTTTGCCTTCAGATATTTGGGAGCTGCACCAGATAAAAGCACAACTTATGATATTGATAACATACGGGTAAGCGGGAATTGA
- a CDS encoding DUF2480 family protein, with protein MAEEILNRVANSKLITFNLEDYYPEGERVLFDVKDWLLEGFVLRESEFREQAKNHDWSQYEGKFIALTCSSDAIIPAWAFMLLATYLQPYAKKIITGDLETLETVLYTEAILKMDVSDLQDKPVIVKGCAHKPVPKNAYLLLIEKLQPVVKSLMYGEACSSVPLYKKPKN; from the coding sequence ATGGCTGAAGAAATTTTAAACCGGGTAGCTAACAGCAAACTAATCACTTTTAACCTTGAGGATTATTATCCTGAAGGCGAACGTGTTTTGTTTGATGTAAAAGACTGGCTGCTGGAAGGTTTTGTATTACGGGAAAGTGAATTTAGGGAACAGGCAAAAAATCATGACTGGAGCCAGTACGAAGGTAAATTTATTGCACTTACCTGTTCCAGCGATGCGATTATACCGGCCTGGGCTTTTATGTTATTGGCCACCTATTTACAGCCTTACGCAAAAAAAATAATTACCGGCGACCTGGAAACCCTGGAAACAGTTCTTTACACCGAAGCTATTTTAAAAATGGATGTAAGCGATTTACAGGATAAGCCTGTAATTGTAAAGGGCTGTGCTCACAAACCGGTTCCAAAAAATGCCTATTTACTTTTAATAGAAAAATTACAACCTGTTGTAAAGAGTTTAATGTATGGCGAGGCCTGCTCGTCGGTACCCTTATACAAGAAACCAAAAAATTAA
- a CDS encoding META domain-containing protein — MKKFLFIFSAFLMISCGNSEEKISEDPADLKTLNGNYELLELDGEDISGEGFILNFEGKEQRLSGKTGCNNFVATYKIQDSIIKFNPPLGTKMYCEGQMEYEEIFNEVIPEIRKVRISDKDLIFLSAENQELLNLQKTEDSE, encoded by the coding sequence ATGAAGAAATTCCTATTTATTTTTAGCGCCTTTTTAATGATTTCCTGCGGAAATTCAGAAGAAAAAATTTCAGAAGATCCAGCAGATCTAAAGACCCTTAACGGCAATTATGAATTGCTGGAATTGGACGGGGAAGATATTTCGGGAGAAGGCTTTATTTTAAATTTTGAAGGCAAAGAACAAAGGCTTTCGGGAAAAACGGGTTGTAACAATTTTGTAGCAACTTATAAAATTCAGGATTCTATCATAAAATTTAATCCACCGCTAGGCACAAAAATGTACTGTGAAGGGCAAATGGAATATGAAGAGATTTTTAATGAAGTAATTCCCGAAATCAGAAAAGTAAGAATTAGCGATAAAGATTTAATATTTTTATCTGCAGAAAATCAGGAGCTTTTAAACCTGCAAAAAACAGAAGATAGTGAGTAA
- the sufB gene encoding Fe-S cluster assembly protein SufB, which produces MAYTEDDLKKELETKEYEYGFYTDIESDTFPVGLNEDIVRAISKKKEEPEWMTEWRLEAFRHWETMEEPEWANVHYEKPNFQNISYYSAPNKKPKYDSLDEVDPELLDTFKKLGISVDEQKKLAGVAVDVVMDSVSVTTTFKKTLAEKGIIFCSISEAIKEHPELVKKYIGSVVPKTDNFYAALNSAVFSDGSFCYIPKGVRCPMELSTYFRINQAGTGQFERTLVVAEPGSYVSYLEGCTAPMRDENQLHAAVVELVALDDAEIKYSTVQNWFPGNKDGKGGVFNFVTKRGLCEKGAKISWTQVETGSAVTWKYPSCILKGDNSIGEFYSIAVTNNYQQADTGTKMVHLGKNTKSTIISKGISAGHSQNSYRGLVQINGRAQNARNFSQCDSLLMGNKCGAHTFPYIEVKNKSAQVEHEATTSKIGEDQIFYCNQRGIDTEKAIALIVNGFSKEVLNKLPMEFAVEAQKLLEISLEGSVG; this is translated from the coding sequence ATGGCATATACTGAAGATGATTTAAAAAAAGAGCTCGAGACAAAAGAATATGAGTACGGGTTTTATACCGATATCGAATCGGATACATTTCCCGTGGGATTAAATGAAGATATTGTTAGAGCAATCTCCAAGAAAAAAGAAGAGCCTGAGTGGATGACAGAGTGGCGACTGGAAGCATTTCGCCATTGGGAAACCATGGAGGAACCAGAATGGGCTAATGTACATTACGAAAAGCCGAATTTTCAGAATATTTCTTACTATTCGGCTCCTAATAAAAAGCCGAAATACGATAGTTTAGATGAAGTAGACCCTGAATTACTGGATACCTTCAAAAAACTTGGTATTTCTGTAGACGAACAGAAAAAACTTGCCGGTGTTGCTGTAGATGTGGTAATGGATTCAGTTTCTGTAACCACCACTTTTAAAAAGACGCTTGCTGAAAAAGGAATAATTTTCTGTTCAATTTCTGAAGCGATCAAGGAACACCCAGAATTGGTTAAGAAATATATTGGTTCTGTAGTTCCTAAAACCGATAACTTTTACGCGGCTTTAAATTCCGCAGTATTTAGTGATGGTTCATTTTGTTACATTCCAAAAGGTGTAAGATGCCCAATGGAACTTTCTACCTATTTTAGAATTAACCAGGCGGGTACCGGTCAATTTGAGCGTACACTTGTAGTAGCAGAACCTGGAAGTTATGTGAGTTACCTTGAAGGTTGTACCGCTCCAATGCGTGATGAAAATCAACTGCACGCGGCAGTAGTAGAGCTGGTTGCTCTGGATGATGCCGAAATTAAATACAGCACCGTACAAAACTGGTTCCCTGGGAATAAAGATGGAAAAGGTGGTGTTTTCAATTTTGTAACCAAACGTGGACTTTGCGAGAAAGGCGCTAAAATTTCCTGGACACAGGTTGAAACAGGATCTGCTGTAACCTGGAAATATCCTTCCTGTATCTTAAAAGGAGATAATTCTATTGGTGAATTTTACTCTATCGCGGTAACCAACAATTACCAACAGGCAGATACAGGTACCAAAATGGTTCACCTGGGTAAAAATACCAAGAGTACGATTATTTCCAAAGGTATTTCGGCCGGGCATTCCCAAAATTCCTATAGAGGTTTGGTTCAAATAAACGGCAGAGCTCAAAATGCACGTAATTTCTCACAATGTGATTCCTTATTAATGGGTAATAAATGCGGCGCGCATACCTTCCCGTATATAGAAGTGAAAAATAAAAGTGCTCAGGTAGAACACGAGGCTACCACCAGTAAAATTGGAGAAGACCAGATCTTCTACTGTAACCAACGCGGTATTGATACCGAAAAAGCTATCGCACTTATTGTAAACGGCTTTAGTAAGGAAGTATTGAACAAATTACCGATGGAGTTTGCAGTAGAAGCGCAAAAATTACTTGAAATTTCCCTGGAAGGATCTGTAGGATAA